In a single window of the Flavobacterium sp. W4I14 genome:
- a CDS encoding ATP-binding cassette subfamily B protein (product_source=KO:K06147; cath_funfam=1.20.1560.10,3.40.50.300; cog=COG1132; ko=KO:K06147; pfam=PF00005,PF00664; smart=SM00382; superfamily=52540,90123; transmembrane_helix_parts=Inside_1_12,TMhelix_13_35,Outside_36_49,TMhelix_50_72,Inside_73_132,TMhelix_133_152,Outside_153_161,TMhelix_162_181,Inside_182_261,TMhelix_262_284,Outside_285_583) — MGLLLNYLKNHKWIVALALLLAGINIGFSLLDPYITGRILDRFINKKDTLTYAQYLWGSLGLIGLAIGAAMVSRIAKNFQDYFTSVIVQKVGAKMYADGLQHSLKLPYQVFEDQRSGETLGILQKVRLDSEKFITAFISILFVSLIGMIFVIVYSVSVSYKVTLVYFSAIPIISFVSWFLSRKIKTIQRSIVGETTALAGSTTESLRNIELVKSLGLADQEIDRLNKTTYKILGLELKKVKYVRSMSFVQGTTVNLVRSTMVLVLLLLIFDNTISAGQYFSFLFYSFFLFGPLQELGNVILTWREAEVSLGNFKKILSTPIDKKPENPTSIAKIKDLTFSNVGFKHLTANRNALDNISFKTHHGQTIAFVGPSGSGKSTLVKLLVGLYPAKDGEILYNGIPSNDIDLDALREKIGFVTQDTQLFSGTIRENLLFVNPNATDEECYKVLNQAACQTLLARADKGLDSLIGEGGVKVSGGEKQRLSIARALLRQPDILVFDEATSSLDSITEEEITKTIRSVSNLTDHITILIAHRLSTIKHADKIYVLEKGHIIEEGRHEELIAQNGLYQAMWRQQIGERVVEA; from the coding sequence AGCGTTATTGCTAGCAGGCATAAATATTGGTTTTTCACTTTTAGATCCATACATCACCGGTCGGATTTTAGACCGTTTTATTAATAAAAAAGATACACTCACCTACGCCCAATACCTTTGGGGTTCGCTGGGTTTAATCGGGCTGGCTATTGGTGCAGCTATGGTTTCGCGTATTGCTAAAAACTTTCAGGATTATTTCACCAGTGTGATTGTTCAAAAAGTTGGTGCAAAAATGTATGCCGATGGTTTACAACATTCTCTAAAACTGCCTTATCAGGTTTTCGAAGATCAGCGTAGCGGAGAAACCCTGGGTATTTTACAAAAAGTACGTTTAGATTCGGAGAAGTTTATCACTGCCTTTATCAGTATTCTTTTTGTAAGTTTAATCGGAATGATTTTCGTTATCGTGTATTCGGTTTCGGTAAGCTACAAAGTTACCTTAGTTTATTTTTCAGCTATTCCGATCATCAGTTTCGTAAGCTGGTTTTTAAGTCGCAAAATTAAAACCATCCAACGTTCTATCGTTGGCGAAACCACTGCTTTGGCAGGCTCTACCACCGAATCGTTAAGGAACATCGAACTGGTTAAAAGTTTAGGTTTGGCCGATCAGGAAATCGACCGGCTGAATAAAACCACTTACAAAATTTTGGGCTTAGAACTTAAAAAAGTGAAATATGTGCGCAGTATGAGTTTTGTTCAGGGCACCACTGTTAACCTGGTCCGCAGTACAATGGTACTGGTTTTACTGCTCCTTATTTTCGACAATACGATTTCTGCCGGACAGTATTTCTCATTCCTTTTTTACTCGTTCTTCCTTTTCGGACCGCTACAAGAGCTGGGCAATGTGATTTTAACTTGGCGTGAGGCAGAAGTTTCGTTAGGTAACTTTAAAAAGATTTTAAGTACACCGATTGATAAAAAACCTGAGAATCCAACTTCTATAGCAAAAATCAAGGATTTAACCTTTAGCAATGTGGGCTTCAAACACCTAACAGCCAATAGAAATGCTTTAGATAATATTTCATTTAAAACCCATCATGGGCAAACCATTGCATTTGTAGGCCCATCAGGTTCTGGAAAAAGCACACTGGTAAAACTATTGGTGGGTTTATATCCGGCAAAAGATGGTGAGATTTTATACAATGGTATTCCAAGTAACGATATCGATCTTGATGCCTTACGCGAGAAAATCGGTTTCGTAACGCAAGACACGCAATTGTTCTCGGGTACAATAAGAGAAAACCTGCTGTTTGTTAACCCTAATGCTACGGATGAAGAATGCTATAAAGTTTTAAACCAGGCAGCCTGTCAGACTTTGCTGGCCCGTGCCGATAAAGGTTTAGACTCATTGATTGGCGAAGGTGGAGTTAAGGTTTCTGGTGGCGAGAAACAACGTTTATCTATTGCAAGAGCACTGCTCCGTCAGCCAGATATTTTGGTTTTTGATGAGGCAACTTCTTCGCTGGATTCGATTACAGAGGAAGAAATAACCAAAACCATCCGTTCGGTTTCAAATTTAACCGATCATATTACCATTTTGATTGCGCACCGTTTATCAACGATAAAACATGCTGATAAAATTTATGTTTTAGAGAAAGGTCACATCATAGAAGAAGGAAGACACGAAGAATTAATTGCGCAAAATGGTTTATATCAAGCCATGTGGCGCCAACAAATTGGCGAAAGAGTTGTTGAAGCTTAA
- a CDS encoding heme/copper-type cytochrome/quinol oxidase subunit 4 (product_source=COG3125; cog=COG3125; pfam=PF13396; superfamily=81321; transmembrane_helix_parts=Inside_1_11,TMhelix_12_34,Outside_35_43,TMhelix_44_66,Inside_67_71): MLLAQVESNQIAIIIIMAAILWLALILTALYHISRNSTMGFSVKVLWFIIILFAPFLGSIIYLIWGKNKKF, from the coding sequence ATGTTACTGGCACAAGTAGAAAGCAATCAGATCGCAATTATCATTATTATGGCAGCTATATTATGGCTGGCCTTAATATTAACCGCATTGTATCATATATCAAGAAACAGCACCATGGGTTTCTCGGTAAAAGTACTTTGGTTTATCATTATCCTTTTCGCCCCGTTTCTAGGCTCCATTATTTATCTAATCTGGGGTAAGAACAAGAAATTTTAA
- a CDS encoding MFS family permease (product_source=COG0477; cath_funfam=1.20.1250.20; cog=COG0477; pfam=PF05977; superfamily=103473; transmembrane_helix_parts=Inside_1_26,TMhelix_27_49,Outside_50_58,TMhelix_59_81,Inside_82_87,TMhelix_88_110,Outside_111_185,TMhelix_186_208,Inside_209_237,TMhelix_238_260,Outside_261_274,TMhelix_275_297,Inside_298_303,TMhelix_304_326,Outside_327_386,TMhelix_387_409,Inside_410_430), with amino-acid sequence MADSDLNSVIVKPDPYAALRYKEFRSYIGLRFFFTFAYQMQAIVLGIYIYQLTKDPLALGFIGLCEAIPAITIALYGGYIADKSEKRGLLLKIFSSVFLCSIVMLFVTSAPLSSHISDYWTVKILYGMVFCIGLARGFFGPANFSLQASIVPKEVYPNASTWSSSSWQMASILGPAAGGLIYGFFGITITYLVIVIFIFIALTCIFFLKVHQPTFTPKEGIVKSLTEGIQFVFKTKMMVWAMSLDLFSVFFGGAVAILPVFANDILKVGPEGLGFMRAAVSAGSVFTMLAMTRFSPMNKPWRNLLIAVTGFGLSIICWSLSKNFYLTLFFLFLEGSFDSVSVIIRSTIMQLLTPDEMRGRVSAVNSMFIGSSNEIGAFESGLTAKLMRTIPSVVFGGTMTLAIAGITWLKTKSLTKLSLQDINEQSTKAA; translated from the coding sequence GTGGCAGATTCAGACCTCAACTCCGTTATTGTAAAACCAGATCCTTATGCGGCACTCAGGTATAAAGAGTTCAGGTCATATATAGGCCTGAGATTTTTTTTCACGTTTGCCTATCAAATGCAGGCCATTGTACTCGGCATTTATATTTATCAATTAACAAAGGATCCCTTAGCATTAGGCTTTATCGGCCTTTGTGAAGCTATTCCTGCCATAACTATTGCACTTTATGGTGGCTATATTGCAGATAAAAGTGAGAAGCGTGGTTTATTGCTCAAAATATTTTCGAGTGTTTTTCTCTGCTCAATTGTGATGTTATTCGTAACCAGTGCGCCGCTTAGTTCACATATTTCTGATTACTGGACAGTAAAAATTCTTTATGGCATGGTTTTTTGCATTGGTTTGGCAAGAGGTTTTTTCGGGCCGGCAAACTTTTCTTTACAGGCATCCATTGTTCCAAAAGAGGTGTACCCAAATGCAAGTACGTGGAGCAGTTCGAGCTGGCAAATGGCATCAATTTTAGGTCCTGCGGCAGGGGGATTAATTTATGGTTTTTTTGGTATTACGATTACCTACCTGGTTATCGTAATATTTATTTTTATTGCGCTGACTTGTATTTTTTTTCTAAAAGTGCACCAGCCAACGTTTACCCCAAAAGAAGGAATTGTTAAAAGTTTAACCGAAGGTATCCAGTTTGTGTTTAAAACAAAAATGATGGTTTGGGCAATGAGTTTGGATTTGTTTTCGGTATTTTTTGGTGGTGCGGTAGCCATATTGCCCGTGTTTGCAAATGATATATTAAAAGTTGGACCCGAGGGTTTAGGCTTTATGCGGGCCGCTGTTTCTGCAGGATCTGTTTTTACTATGCTTGCTATGACGCGTTTTTCGCCGATGAACAAACCATGGCGAAATTTATTGATCGCCGTAACCGGTTTTGGCTTAAGCATCATCTGCTGGAGTTTATCTAAAAATTTCTACTTAACGCTCTTCTTTCTCTTTTTGGAAGGCTCTTTTGATAGCGTAAGTGTAATCATCAGATCAACCATTATGCAATTGTTAACACCAGATGAAATGCGCGGACGTGTATCAGCAGTAAACAGCATGTTTATTGGGTCGTCAAACGAAATCGGCGCTTTCGAATCGGGCCTTACCGCAAAGTTAATGCGTACTATCCCATCGGTAGTTTTTGGTGGAACGATGACATTGGCAATTGCTGGAATTACATGGTTAAAAACGAAATCTTTAACGAAACTGAGTTTGCAGGATATTAATGAACAGAGTACCAAGGCTGCTTAG
- a CDS encoding multidrug efflux pump subunit AcrA (membrane-fusion protein) (product_source=COG0845; cath_funfam=2.40.50.100; cog=COG0845; pfam=PF13437; superfamily=50249,51230; transmembrane_helix_parts=Inside_1_25,TMhelix_26_48,Outside_49_428) — MPTEQEIIYQNSEEVNEIITAVPAWILRWGTTLIFAILSSIILLSALIDYPDVVKTSLKVNSLNAPKAVLAKQSGKLTALLVKDGQMVIANQSLGYFESTADPENVLQLSKQLKDFQSTILKKVNQTFALPTNLNLGELQSSYQSFYQQYLQYQSTQQNGYYVNRIAFLTRDLMNISALKNQILEQEKIQKLEYANQEQEYKAYQKLFKNKVISRSEFNEQENKFLSAKYPLQQTETAILNNASSYAAKEKELLDIKHTIAEEQAKFVQALNQYITESDNWILQHVLRAPLAGKLSFAGIVQQNQNVTSGQEIFIVNPGNASFFGEIQIPQYNMGKIREGELALVKLRSFPFEQYGMIRGRLSYISDVAYRDSIFIAKVSFETFENKDSKRKIVLKNGMQADVEIITEESSLLQRFFRNITKMLNTGN; from the coding sequence ATGCCAACTGAACAGGAAATAATATATCAGAATAGCGAAGAAGTGAACGAAATTATTACCGCTGTTCCTGCGTGGATTCTACGTTGGGGTACTACATTGATTTTTGCTATACTGTCAAGTATCATTCTACTTTCAGCACTGATAGATTACCCTGATGTAGTAAAAACAAGCTTAAAGGTAAATTCATTAAATGCTCCGAAAGCTGTTCTGGCTAAACAAAGTGGGAAATTAACAGCACTACTGGTAAAGGATGGGCAAATGGTGATCGCGAATCAATCACTGGGTTATTTCGAAAGCACAGCAGATCCGGAAAATGTACTACAACTAAGCAAGCAGCTTAAAGATTTTCAGTCCACTATTTTAAAAAAGGTTAACCAAACTTTTGCACTGCCGACCAACTTAAATTTAGGCGAACTTCAAAGCAGTTATCAAAGTTTTTATCAGCAGTACCTTCAGTATCAATCTACCCAACAAAATGGTTATTATGTAAATAGAATAGCTTTTTTAACTCGCGATTTAATGAATATTAGTGCTTTGAAAAATCAAATTCTTGAGCAGGAAAAGATTCAAAAACTGGAATATGCAAATCAGGAGCAAGAATATAAAGCCTATCAGAAATTGTTCAAAAATAAGGTAATTTCGAGAAGTGAATTTAATGAACAAGAAAACAAATTTTTATCAGCTAAATATCCACTTCAACAAACTGAAACGGCGATATTAAATAACGCTAGTAGCTATGCCGCAAAAGAAAAGGAACTATTAGATATTAAACACACCATTGCTGAAGAGCAAGCCAAATTTGTGCAAGCTTTAAATCAGTATATTACGGAAAGTGATAATTGGATTTTACAACATGTATTACGAGCCCCGTTAGCAGGTAAGCTCAGCTTTGCAGGCATTGTGCAACAGAATCAAAATGTCACCTCTGGTCAGGAAATTTTTATTGTAAACCCGGGTAATGCTAGTTTTTTTGGAGAGATTCAGATACCGCAATACAACATGGGTAAAATACGCGAGGGTGAACTTGCTTTGGTAAAGTTAAGGAGCTTTCCTTTTGAACAATATGGGATGATTAGAGGCCGACTTTCTTATATCTCCGATGTTGCTTATCGCGACAGTATTTTCATAGCTAAAGTTAGTTTTGAGACTTTCGAAAATAAAGATTCGAAGCGGAAAATTGTCTTAAAAAATGGTATGCAGGCTGATGTAGAAATTATTACGGAAGAGAGTTCTTTATTACAGCGCTTCTTTCGAAATATAACTAAAATGTTAAATACTGGTAATTAA
- a CDS encoding ATP-binding cassette subfamily B protein (product_source=KO:K06147; cath_funfam=1.20.1560.10,3.40.50.300,3.90.70.10; cog=COG2274; ko=KO:K06147; pfam=PF00005,PF00664,PF03412; smart=SM00382; superfamily=52540,90123; transmembrane_helix_parts=Inside_1_168,TMhelix_169_191,Outside_192_205,TMhelix_206_223,Inside_224_229,TMhelix_230_249,Outside_250_279,TMhelix_280_302,Inside_303_308,TMhelix_309_328,Outside_329_728): MKTFPFYKQADQMDCGPTCLRMIVKYYGKNFSLQRLREISGINKEGVSLLGISEAAEKIGFRTTGSKLTLDQLSAAEFPLIIHWNQNHFVVLYKIKNKTFYVADPAKGLMKYSRAEFVEGWLSTNNNGQSQGIVLILSPTPDLYAQDGDKAHGLNWSYLLRYIYQYKQLIIQLFVGLGVGSFLQLIVPFLTQSVVDIGINTRNLNFIHIILIAQIMLFLGRMSVDFIRSWILLHISTRINISILTDFLIKLMKLPMSFFDTKMTGDIMQRMNDQGRIQSFLTGSTLSVIFSLFNLVIFAGVLAYYNLNIFLIFLLSSALYSLWVIAFLKKRRDLDFKRFDLSSKNQSAIVQLIGGMQEIKLNNCEQQKRWEWERLQAGLFRFGIKSLSLGQIQQTGAFFINEGKNIIITFLVAKSVIDNDLTLGGMMAIQYIVGQVNSPIEQLLGFIQSLQDAKISLERLNEIHKMEDEEPVDKTFLKELPANKSITIKNLSFTYPGAGNEPVLKGIDLAIPEGKTTAIVGMSGSGKTTILKLLLRFYVPQKGEIKIGQTHIDQIGYRYWRGQCGVVMQDGFIFSDSIAKNIAVGDEYPDTTKLRHAIKMSNINDLIESLPLGLHTKIGAEGNGISQGQKQRILIARAVYKNPEYIFFDEATNSLDANNEKVIMENLEGFFKGRTVVVVAHRLSTVKNADNIVVLDKGIIVEQGSHAELTKSKGEYYNLVKNQLELGN; encoded by the coding sequence TTGAAAACCTTCCCCTTTTACAAGCAAGCCGATCAAATGGACTGTGGCCCTACCTGCCTTCGTATGATAGTCAAATACTATGGAAAAAATTTCAGTTTACAAAGGTTAAGGGAAATTTCGGGTATTAACAAAGAGGGGGTTTCGTTATTAGGCATTAGCGAAGCTGCCGAGAAAATTGGTTTCAGAACCACCGGTAGTAAACTTACTTTAGATCAGTTATCAGCAGCAGAGTTTCCATTAATTATACACTGGAATCAGAATCACTTTGTGGTCCTGTACAAAATAAAAAACAAAACTTTTTACGTTGCCGATCCGGCTAAAGGTTTAATGAAATATAGCCGCGCAGAGTTTGTGGAAGGTTGGTTAAGTACAAATAATAATGGACAAAGTCAGGGAATTGTATTAATACTTTCGCCAACCCCCGATCTATACGCACAAGATGGAGATAAAGCCCATGGCTTAAACTGGAGTTATTTATTGCGCTATATATATCAGTATAAGCAACTTATAATCCAATTATTTGTCGGCCTAGGTGTAGGTAGCTTCCTGCAATTAATTGTTCCTTTCCTTACCCAATCGGTTGTTGATATTGGGATTAACACTCGAAATTTAAATTTTATTCACATTATCCTCATTGCACAAATCATGCTGTTTTTAGGTAGGATGAGTGTCGATTTTATTCGTTCGTGGATTTTGTTGCACATTAGTACGAGGATAAACATATCTATCTTAACCGATTTTTTGATTAAGCTGATGAAACTCCCTATGAGTTTCTTCGACACCAAAATGACGGGCGATATTATGCAGCGTATGAACGATCAAGGTAGGATACAAAGTTTTTTAACAGGTTCTACATTAAGTGTCATTTTCTCGTTGTTTAATCTAGTCATATTTGCAGGCGTGTTGGCCTATTACAACCTAAATATCTTCCTTATATTTTTATTGAGTAGCGCACTTTATTCGCTTTGGGTAATTGCTTTCCTTAAAAAAAGGAGAGATCTGGATTTTAAAAGATTCGACCTCTCTTCCAAAAATCAAAGTGCCATAGTGCAGCTCATAGGCGGAATGCAGGAGATTAAACTCAATAACTGCGAGCAACAGAAACGCTGGGAATGGGAGCGTTTGCAAGCTGGGTTGTTCAGGTTTGGCATAAAAAGTTTATCGTTAGGGCAAATACAGCAGACCGGAGCTTTTTTTATTAATGAAGGTAAAAATATCATTATCACATTTTTGGTCGCAAAATCCGTAATAGATAACGATTTAACCCTGGGGGGGATGATGGCGATCCAATATATAGTTGGGCAGGTAAATAGTCCGATAGAACAATTGCTTGGCTTTATTCAATCGCTACAAGATGCAAAAATAAGTTTAGAACGCTTAAACGAAATACACAAGATGGAGGATGAAGAGCCCGTGGATAAAACTTTTTTGAAAGAATTACCAGCAAATAAAAGTATCACTATTAAAAATTTAAGTTTTACTTATCCTGGTGCAGGAAATGAACCCGTTTTAAAGGGAATAGATCTCGCAATTCCGGAAGGAAAAACCACGGCTATTGTTGGCATGAGTGGGAGTGGTAAAACTACCATTTTAAAATTGTTGCTGCGGTTTTATGTGCCGCAAAAAGGAGAAATAAAAATAGGGCAAACCCATATCGATCAGATTGGGTACCGGTATTGGCGCGGACAATGTGGTGTTGTAATGCAAGATGGTTTTATATTTTCGGATAGCATTGCAAAAAACATTGCTGTTGGAGATGAATATCCTGATACTACCAAACTACGACATGCTATTAAAATGTCCAATATTAATGATTTGATAGAAAGCCTGCCTTTGGGTTTACATACCAAAATTGGAGCCGAAGGAAATGGGATTAGCCAGGGACAAAAACAGCGGATATTAATTGCGAGGGCCGTTTATAAAAACCCTGAATATATCTTTTTTGATGAAGCGACCAATTCCCTTGATGCCAATAATGAAAAGGTGATTATGGAGAATTTAGAAGGTTTTTTTAAAGGGAGAACGGTTGTTGTGGTCGCACACCGCCTTAGTACAGTTAAAAATGCTGATAATATTGTGGTGCTTGATAAGGGAATTATTGTTGAGCAGGGTAGCCATGCTGAGCTTACTAAAAGCAAGGGAGAATATTACAATCTGGTTAAAAACCAGCTGGAGTTGGGAAACTAA
- a CDS encoding methylmalonyl-CoA mutase cobalamin-binding subunit (product_source=COG2185; cog=COG2185; superfamily=53448), whose translation MKSNTEHDGFSIATYVINMQERTDRLAHILRQFKDRPEFDVTVLEACKHEIGAVGLWYSILKMIKLALENDDDVIIMCEDDHEFTEYYNAEYLMQNIIASHEQGVAILCGGIAGYGEVVPLTENRYWLNTFLSTQFIVLYKKIFKKILNYKFKDDDVADLVLANLTSHKMVLYPFISRQKDFGYSDITTLHNEQPGLVQNMFNETEQRLEKIRQAYLKYLM comes from the coding sequence ATGAAAAGTAACACAGAACATGATGGATTTTCAATAGCTACATATGTTATCAATATGCAGGAAAGGACTGATAGATTAGCCCATATTTTAAGGCAATTTAAAGACAGGCCTGAGTTTGATGTTACTGTTTTGGAAGCCTGTAAACACGAAATCGGCGCGGTTGGGCTTTGGTACAGCATTTTAAAAATGATTAAACTGGCGCTAGAAAATGATGATGATGTAATTATTATGTGTGAAGACGATCATGAATTTACGGAATATTATAATGCCGAATACCTGATGCAGAATATTATAGCATCACACGAGCAGGGTGTAGCCATTCTTTGTGGGGGTATTGCAGGATATGGAGAAGTAGTGCCATTAACAGAAAACAGATATTGGCTAAATACCTTCTTATCTACGCAATTTATTGTCCTTTATAAGAAAATTTTTAAAAAAATACTCAATTATAAGTTTAAGGATGATGATGTAGCGGATTTGGTTTTAGCTAATCTAACAAGTCATAAAATGGTACTTTATCCTTTTATCTCGCGACAGAAAGATTTTGGTTATTCAGATATTACAACCTTACACAATGAACAACCTGGTTTAGTTCAAAATATGTTTAACGAAACTGAGCAACGTTTGGAAAAAATTCGGCAAGCTTACTTAAAATATTTAATGTAA
- a CDS encoding GR25 family glycosyltransferase involved in LPS biosynthesis (product_source=COG3306; cath_funfam=3.40.50.10660; cog=COG3306; superfamily=53448) → MIIEKELMQENIKTYIINLEKRTSRRVHSVNQFSKKNQFKITLIKAIENKNGALGLWQTIVQIIENVTIKEDDYILICEDDHRFTKNYDAQKLSNLIKEAQEKQADILLGGISWFKDALQVSENLFWIDSFTGLQFTIIFKQFFRKILEASFTATDVADLKISALTENKFVIAPFVSVQKEFGYSDVTFKNNGTARVERLFKDVNSKLEDLMKVTNFYNVAK, encoded by the coding sequence ATGATTATAGAAAAAGAGTTGATGCAAGAAAATATCAAGACCTACATTATCAATTTAGAAAAGAGAACCAGTCGTAGAGTTCATTCTGTTAATCAATTTTCAAAGAAAAACCAGTTTAAGATCACCTTAATAAAGGCAATTGAAAACAAGAATGGCGCTTTAGGATTGTGGCAAACTATCGTCCAAATCATTGAAAATGTAACTATAAAAGAAGATGATTATATTTTGATATGTGAGGATGATCACAGATTTACGAAAAATTATGATGCACAAAAGCTGTCAAATCTTATAAAAGAAGCTCAAGAAAAACAAGCGGATATATTGTTGGGGGGGATAAGCTGGTTTAAAGACGCCTTGCAGGTGTCTGAAAATCTATTTTGGATTGATTCTTTTACGGGGTTACAGTTTACGATAATTTTTAAACAGTTTTTTAGAAAAATATTGGAAGCGTCATTTACCGCTACTGATGTTGCTGATCTTAAAATATCAGCGCTTACAGAAAATAAGTTCGTAATCGCTCCTTTTGTTTCAGTACAAAAAGAATTTGGCTATTCTGATGTAACATTCAAGAATAATGGGACAGCGCGGGTAGAGCGGCTTTTTAAAGATGTAAACAGTAAACTTGAGGATCTGATGAAGGTAACCAATTTTTATAATGTCGCTAAATAA
- a CDS encoding hypothetical protein (product_source=Hypo-rule applied), translated as MKFTYRFIENATQSIIEGCDDKMILNEAHKRYNSKDIPEDPYSFWTKSDLLFKLGRVDDAISEIRNKKMRDGKNRRTS; from the coding sequence ATGAAATTTACCTATCGATTTATTGAAAATGCAACACAAAGTATTATTGAGGGCTGTGATGATAAAATGATTCTCAATGAAGCTCATAAAAGGTATAATAGTAAAGATATACCTGAAGATCCCTACAGTTTCTGGACTAAATCGGACTTATTGTTTAAACTAGGCCGAGTTGACGATGCAATTTCAGAAATCCGAAATAAAAAAATGAGAGACGGAAAAAATAGAAGGACAAGTTAA
- a CDS encoding hypothetical protein (product_source=Hypo-rule applied) gives MKKLSLKPNAFDKGEVLTRAQLRKVMGGDGSGSGSGPGGYYKCCNYQACYSCGEPSWVPSGATIVCNGWVCPS, from the coding sequence ATGAAAAAATTAAGTTTAAAACCAAATGCCTTTGATAAAGGTGAAGTATTAACAAGGGCACAGTTGAGGAAAGTAATGGGAGGAGATGGTAGTGGATCAGGAAGCGGACCAGGGGGATACTATAAATGCTGTAACTACCAAGCTTGCTATTCATGCGGAGAGCCAAGCTGGGTGCCTAGTGGAGCTACAATAGTTTGTAATGGTTGGGTATGCCCCTCATAA